The region CTCCCTCCAGAGTACACAGAGGGGTGGGTCCAAGTCCTTGTCCTTCACTGGGGCACTTGGGGTCCCCTTGTGTGCTGGGGACCGGGGGAGGGACTgctccagccagccccagccGTTCCAGAGGTGGATGTTTGTCTGGGCAGTGGGATGGAGCTGGAGATTGCTGCAGCAAATTACTGGTTGCAAACAACCGCTCAAAACTCAAAATTCCCTTTAATGACAGTAAAGTGACACTTATATCCATAGCAATATAACGTGGGCTCCAAACCACAGCACGCTGCATGGTGTGAGAGGTGGAGGTGGGATCGGGGACACCCTGGTGTGACCCTCTGGATCTGTTTCAGAGCCCCCAGAAGGATTTCCCCTCCTGGCTCTCGCAGCTGACCCCTCCggagcagccagccagcctaCACAGGGTGAGTGATCCTGGCTGAGGtcctggggggaaggagggaccTACGTGGGGTGCCAGTCACGGGTGCAAGTGTCCCTTGTGAGGCTGctggccccatccctgccccatcgGCTCCAAGTCCCCACCAGGAATAGCTGTGGAGCCCCAAAATAACCTGCCTTGTGCTGGAAGTAGTTTACAGCGTTCAGAAGCAAAGTATCTCCATAGGGATGTGCGATTTGAGGTGACACTTAAAGTCTACCTGCCCTCTGCTCTGGGGACAGGAACGTCCCCGTGGGAGCAGTGGGTGCGCAGCGTCGCCCAGCCGGCGGGTGGGACGCGTGGGGACGGGGTGGCCTGGCTGCTCCCCGGCGCTTTGCAGAGGGTGCGCCGTGGGGAGCACGTTACCCAGCCAGGGCAGCACGTGGGCGGAGGGCGGCTGCAGCCACGGCGCATGTTTACAGCTTGTGGACCGCATCTGCCTGGCCTTTGGGGAGCAAAGTCCGGgcccagcagggcaggggtgggcagccGGCTCGCCCACGGGAACCTGCTGAGTCAGCCGCTGCCGCTGCCGGTAGGAGCAGGCTGGGCCGGGAGCCGTGCCACGCCACCCGGCACCACCGGGGCCGTTCTGCCGCCGGCCTTCGGTGCTACGGAGCTTCCTCCGTGTTGGCAGCGAGGCCTCTGCCAGCCCCGGCAGGTCTGGGACTCCGGTCCCTGCCTGGCAggctgggggggacaccccagtcCCCTGCTGCTCGCTGGGATCATGTGCCCCTTGGCAAGGGGTGGTCTGGGGGCGATGCTGGGGGTTGCTCTGGGCTTGGCTGTTCCCAGCATCACCGTGAGGCACCCACCAGCAGCCCGGTGCCgtgggcagggccgggcaggggagaagcagcacagagctTTGCCCTggcctggggagctgctgctgagccgGCGAGTCCCGCCTGGCTAAAGGTCCCAGGGAACCGGCGCCTGCAGCGGGTTTTCTGTCACCAGGCCCCGGGAGTGCCGTGGAGGGAGGCTGTTGGGAAACTCTGGACTGTGCGATTAGGTTTTTAATGATTAGCCAGTGATCTGCTTTCTGTCCTCGCCCTGGACGCCTGCCAGCAGAGACAGGCTGTGTCGGCACCGCGGTACCTGCGGCTCAGGGTCACCCGTTCCCCCAGCTGCCTGTTTTCCTAGAGCGGGGCCCTGCTCCCCCTGCGTTGGGGAACCACCGGCAGGTCGGCAGCGTGGGCACCGTCACTGCTCCCGGGGGGGCGCAGCCACGCGGCCGCACCGCTGCCTGAGCCCGGGGCCATCCATCCGGGTCATCCCCGCTCCACAGCATCGTGCCCGCTTCTTTCCAGGAGCTCCCCGACCCGGAGAAGGTGTCGACGGAGGTGCAGCAGATGTGGGTGCTGACGGAGGTGATCCGGGCTCGCCAGGCAGCCGCCCGCATCGGGCGCTTCGACGTGAGTCCCAGCACCCCGCCGGCGTCGCGGGGGAGCCCTCCCGGAGGGGCTGCGAGGTGGGGTGGGGTATCCCGGCAGAGCGATGGTGCCATGCAGGGCCCAACGGTTGTTCTCTTTTCCAGGTGGACGGCTGCTACGATATCAACCTGCTTTCCTACACGTGAGCCCCGCCGGTGCTGCCCCGCGGAGCCGGCTCCTCCGCACTCCCTGGGCCCAGGCGGATTCTTGCGCTCCTGCATCGACCTTCGTCCCCCCTGCGGCTCGGGGGGGCTTCCAGGCCCTCCCCGCACCCCTTCCCCGACTCCTCCAGCGCTGGCTGGTGGTGGGGGACAGCGCTGCCGCCCCGGCACCCCCCCCTGAGCCTCTCCCAGGCCGGTGCCCTCCAGCCGCAGTTGTTCTGCTCTTGGCGCATCCCGCGCTGCTGCCGCGGGCAGAGCCCGgctcccccccccagcctccgCCCTGGGGAGCGGCCGCCGGCCCTGCCGGCAAGACAAGGGGGTGCTCGGGGGGCCGAGGAggtgccgcggcggggcggggagagcCTCGGTCACGACTAAAAGCTGCTACGTTGGCCCTGCCTGTGTCTGCCTgtgtcttttggggggggggggggcagtggccGGGCAGGACCCGCACCCAGCAtccccccgggccggggcggtgggggaggcggtgccgggggcggggcggggcgggggccgggcggacTCCATGTCCCAggggccccggggccgggccgggccgtgccgggaAGGGAAGCGAAGCGAAGCGAAGCGAAAcgaagggagagagggagggaggatgctGCGGGCGGGCTGccgggccgcgctgccccgccgccccccgggctccgcgccgctgagcggggccgggggggccgagGAGGGGCTGAAGCGGACGCCGCTGGACGCCCTGCACCGGTCCCGCGGTGGGCGGATGGTGCCGTTCGCCGGCTGGAGCCTGCCGCTGCACTACGGGCAGGGCCACCTCCAGTCCCACCTGCACACCCGCCGCTGCTGCTCCCTCTTCGACGTCTCCCACATGCCGCAGGTAGCCGGGGCGGGAtgggcgccggggccggggggggcccccacAGCGcctcacagccccccccggccccttccAGACCCGGGTGTACGGCCGGGACCGCGTCAGGTTCATGGAGAGCCTGGTGGTGGGGGACATCGCCGAGCTGAAGCTGGGACAGGTACAGGGCACCGGGGTGGCACCGGGCGTCCGGCGGGGTCAGAGGTCcctggggggccaggggggggACACAGGCAGCCTGCCCGCACTCCTGAGGGCCGCGTCCCGTAGGGCACCCTGACGCTGCTCACCAACGAGAGGGGCGGCATCGTGGACGACCTCATCGTCACCAACACCTCGGAAGATCACCTCTATGTGGTGTCCAACGCCGGCTGCGCCGACAAGGACTTGGCCATCATGAGGGTACGGGGCTGCCCGAGCCCCGCGGGAGGTGGGGACGTGCGGTGGGAATGAGTCCTCCCACCTTTTGGTGACGTCTGTGGCTGCACCAGGGCGAGGTGGCCGCGGCCACGTGCGGGGCTGGCACCAGCCCGGCCCCCACGCTAGCAGCCTGCTGTCCCCCCGGCAGGGCAGAGCAGCCGAGCTGCGGGGCACCGGCGCTGATGTCCACCTGGAGGTGTCAGACAACGCGCTGCTGGCTCTGCAAGGTAGCGGGGGGCTCCACGTGGGCCTGCCCTCCCCCGATGGATGtcagtgccctccccacatccccccgcTTGCCCGGATGCTGCCATCCCCCAGAGCCACCTGCCTCCCCAGGTCCCTCCATGGCACGGGTGCTGCAGGCGGGGCTGTCGGACGACCTAGCCAAGCTCTCCTTCATGAATAGCATCACCACGACGGTCTTTGGTGTGCCGGGCTGTCGGGTCACGCGCTGCGGCTACACCGGCGAGGATGGTGTAGAGGTACCCTGGGAAGCTGTGCCGGCACCCCCTCACCGCGGTACCAAGGGAGGGGAAGGCCATGCcccgctgcccctgcccctgtCCCCCCGCAGATCTCAGTGCCCGCGGGGCAGGCGGTGGAGCTGGCCGAGCAGCTGCTGGGTGTCCCCGAGGTGTggccggcggggctggcggccaGGGACAGCCTGCGCCTGGAGGCCGGGCTCTGCCTCTACGGCAACGACATCGACGAGACCACCACGCCTGCCGAGGCTGGGCTGCTGTGGACCTTGGGTAGGTTGGGGCCACGTccgccgccacctcctcctcGGGATGGGCCGGGGGGGCAAGTACGGGGACCAGTAAGGCGACCGGGTGGGCATTGCCAACCCTCGCCCATCTCTGCCCCGCAGGGAAGCGCCGGCGCACAGCCATGGACTTTCCTGGCGCAGCGATCATCATGGCGCAAGTGAAAGAGAAGCCAAAGCGCAAGCGCGTGGGGCTGACGTCGGTGGGACCCCCCATCCGTCCCCACACAGCCATCCTGGGCCCCGAGGGCACGCCTGTGGGTAGGTGGGGGCTGGCGCGGGCACAGCCCCGAGCTGcgcccatggcaggggagggggctggagctgccagcccctgctCACCTCCCCGCGTCCCCAGGCACGGTGACCAGCGGCTGCCCCTCGCCCTCCCTGGGCAAGAACATCGCCATGGGCTACGTGGAGGCGGCGCACAGCCGGGCCGGCACCGCGCTCACTGTTGAGGTGCGGAAgaagcagcacccagccctcGTCACCAAGATGCCCTTTGTGCCCACCCAGTACTACATGGCCAAGTGAGGCCAGCGCCCGCCGCGGGCACGGCACCCCGGCCCCAATAAACGCCCCCGCCCCGCTCTCCTGGCCTCCCCTCTGGTGACGGCGGCGGGTGCCAAAGCAAGGGGCGGCGGGTGCGGCACAGCGCTTTAATGGCGCGGGCAGTGCCCGGCGGTCCCGGTGCTGCTCACTCCCGGTGCGTCTTCGCCGGCTCCGCCGCCGGGCCCTCCCTGCAAGAGAGGGGCAGcgtgagcagggctgggggagcaccCCGGCACGGGGGGGGGCGCACCCGCCTGCCTgggtggggcaggcagggctggggctgcccttaCTGGGCTCTACTGGTCTGGGGGCATGGGTGGGAGGGTGTTCCCTGGGGTGTGCTGGTCCAGGGGTGCGGGCAGGGAGGCACCTGCTGGGGTGCACTGGTCTGGGGGTGTGGCCCGGGGGGCCCTCACTGGGGTGCGCTGGGCCGGTGGCACATCCCGGACGGGGCTGGGGAGCCGCTCGTTGGGCTTTACTGGTCCGGGAGCGCAGCCAGGAGGGTGCTCgctgggctggggcgggggggggggggggggggggggggagctcacTGGGGCGCACCGGGCCGGGGGTGCAGGCGGGagggcgcgggccgggccggggccggcagGGCCGCGGGGgagggggtggcggcggcgggcccggtaGCGGTCGGGACTCACCGGGGCGGGCAGTGCCGCTCGGCGGCGCCGTTGCGtccggccgggccggcgggggaGAGGGAGtgcgcgcggggccgggcgggcgcggggccgggcccggagGCGGTGCCGGGGCtcaggccggggccggggggccggcgGGCGACGGGCCCCGTCCGGTAGCAGAGCGCGGCCACCGCCCCGCCGTAGGCGCGCCAGGCCAGGCGGACGCCCAGCAGGCTGAGgcccagccagagcagcagcagctggcacagcGCGGCCCGCACGTCCTGCGCCGCCCACTCGGCCGCCAGCTCCCGGCCCAGCGCGGCCAGCGCCCGCCACGGGCCCTGccagcccgccgccgccatggctgcgccgggggcggggcctccccggggcggggccgTCCTGGCGGGCAGAGCCCCTCGCGGATGGGCCGCTCccgggggcggggctggggcggggatTCAGCGATGGGCGGGGCCTTCAGGGATCGGCTCCGGGCGCGGGGTTGGGGCGGGGCCTTCGGGAATGGACTTCCCGGGGGCGGGGCCTTCCGGGACGGGCGCCTCTcgggggcggggctgggccggggcttTGGCGGGGGGCGTGGCCGCCATGGCGGGAAGCGGCGACGAGGCCCTGTACTCGCGGCAGCTGTGCGTGcggggaccgggaccgggaccgggaccgcgACCGGGGGGTGGCGGCGGCTCCCCGGGCTCTGCTGACGGTCCCTGCCCCGCAGGTACGTGCTGGGTGGCGGCGCGCGGCGGCTGGCCGGGGCGGCGGTGCTGGTGTCGGGGCTGCGCGGGCCGGGagcgcaggcggcggcggcgctggtgCTGGCGGGGACCGGGCGCGTCGTTCTGCACGACCGCGGCGCCGCCTCCACCGCCGACCGTGCCCATCAGGTacaggcggggccgggcggggggcccAGCCACGGGCACGGGTACGGGTGGGGGTCCCTGTAACCAGTACGAGTGGGTGCGGATGTGGGTGGGGATGCTGGTGACAGGTACAGACGGGGGTCCCGGTACTGGGTACGAGTATGGGCAGAGGTCCCGGTACAGGTACATATGGGGTTCCCAGTAACGGGTGTGGGTATGGATGGGGGTGCCCATAACGGGTACGAGCACAGACAGGGGCCCCAGTGATGGGCACAGGTACAGGTGGGTGGGGGTCCCAGTAGTGGGTACAGGTGAGGGTGGAGGTCGTGGTAATGGGTGTGGGTGCAGCTGGGGGATCCCTGCTGCAGGTATGGGTACGGGGTGGGGGGATCTCAGTAACGGGTACAGGTTGGGGGTCCTGGTAAGGAGCGTGGAGTGGGAGGTCCCTGTCATGGGTATGGAGCAGGGTGTCCCTCATCATCACGGGGGGGGGGCTCATGGGGCATCCCATGTCATGGGTATGGTCCTCAGCAGAGGGCCCCCACCAGTGCGGACAGGGCCTCGTGGAGCGCTCTGCTGTGGTGAGCAGCACCCCCAAACCCGCGGGGTACCCCGCCATGTGCTCACCCCACAGTTCCTTCTGGGGGAGAGTGATGTAGGCCGGAATCGTGCCGAGGCATCCCAGCAGGCCCTGGCCGAGCTGAACCCTGGTGTGGTGGTGACAGCTCACACCGGGGAGCTGTCGGAGGCCTTCCTTGCCTCCTTCCAGGTAAGCCCACACCCTCAtgccccggggacccccgggaCGGTGGCACCCGCTGACGGCCCTGGCGCAGGTGGTGGTGCTGACTGAGGCCCCGCTGGAGGAGCAGCTCCGTGTTGGGGACTTCTGCCATGCCCAGGGCATCTGCTTCATTGTGGCCGACGCCAAGGGGCTGGCGGGGTAAGGCGTCTCTGCCACTGGCTCCAGGTCACCttgtccccagagcccccagccctgctcttcaGCCCGTGTCCCCGTCCCGCTGGCGGGGCTGCTTGGCCCAGGCAGGACCTGGCAGGGCTTGGGCAGCTTGGTGAGGCAACTCCTCCAGCAAAACCCCATCGGTCCTCTCCAGGCAGCTGTTCTGCGACTTTGGGGAGCGCTTCGTCGTTGACGACCCAGCAGAAGGGGACCCGGTGTGTGCCGCCGTACAGCACATCTCCCAGGTAGGAGGGCAGTCTCAGCAGGCTCCCCCAAACCGCCGCTGCCTCCTCCGGTGGCTTTATGCCACCTGGGTCAGTTCCCTCACCCTCAtgtcccttcccctcctcagggcAACCCAGGTGTGGTGACATACACGAGGACAGAGGACAGCCACGGCCACCTTTTCTGCAACGGTGACCTGGTGACGTTTTCTGGCGTGGAGGGGATGGCGGAGCTGAACGGCCAGGAGCCTGTCCCTGTGCGCGTGCTGGGTGAGCCCCCAGGGGGTCCCGGCTGCCCCGGCCCAGGGTTGGGGAACTCACCAGGTCCTTGGCAGTGACTGTGATGTCTGTCCCCCATCTCATCCCCAGATGCCTCAAGGCTGGAGATCGGTGACACCAGCTCCTTCTCACCCTACCTCCGCGGGGGCCTGGTTTCGCAGGTTCGGCTGCCCCAGGTGCACTCCTACGTAAGTCCCCCCTTGGCTCCACGGTGCTGTCACCCAAGCTGGGACACCGCCGCACCATGCcgtgccccagccctggggaaacGCTCGCCTGAGCCCTGGCGCTGTGCCGGCAGGAGCCCCTGCGCTGGGCGCTGGCAAAGCCCAAGATCCGTGTGGCGACTCCAGAGGAGCTGCCACGCAGCCGCAGCCTGCACGCTGCCTTCCAGGCCCTGCACGCTTTCTGCGGGGAGCAGGGCCGCCTGCCCCGGCCCAGGGCACCAGTGAGTCCCCGTCCTGCCCCTGCCCGGTCCCCCCGGCCTCTCGCCACCCTGCCCAGGATTGCCCTCACCCCTCTGCCCACAGGCGGACGCCGAGCGTGTGCTGGAACTGGCGCAGAGCCTGGGGGTGCAGCAGGATCCCCTGGATGAGGATGTCGTGCGAGCCTTCGCCAGTGTGAGCGCTGGGGACCTGTGCCCTGTGGCCGCCATCGTCGGGGCTCTGGCAGCCCAGGAGGTGCTGAAGGTGAGTGGGGTGGGGGTCCCGGCCCGGGGGTCCCGCTGGTCATGCTCTGCACGGCTGTCCGGCGGCATTTGGTGACCACGAGAGGGCActtgctgcctgcctggggatgctgggccaggcagcagggctgagtTGGGGTACGGGGGGACCCTGCTGGCTGCGGAACCGACAGGTCCCGTTCGCCCCAGGCCATCACCGGGAAGTTCCTGCCCCTGGACCAGTGGTTGTACTTCGATGCCCTGGAGTGCCTGGCGGTGGAGGGGGCCGCACAGCTGACGGAGGAGGACTGTGCCCCGGTGAGAGTGTGAGCTGAGCCCCTCCTGGGCACCGGGGTACCGTGGCCACCTGCCCTCACACAGCTCCTCTGTGCCGGCAGAGGGGCTCTCGCTACGATGGCCAGATCGCCGTCTTCGGAGCCGCTTTCCAGGAGCAGCTGGGCTGCCAGAAGTACTTGGTGGTGAGCCGGGGTGGGTGCTGCGGCGCCGGGAGAGGCTGTGGAGCAGCCGGCCAGTGcagagggagctgcagcagctctgccctggcaggtgggagctggtgccATCGGCTGCGAGCTGCTGAAAAACTTTGCCATGATGGGGCtggcagcggggccgggcggggacCTCACTGTCACAGACATGGACACCGTTGCCCTCTCCAACCTCCATCGGCAGCTCCTCTACCGCTCGGTGGATATATCGGTGAGGCACCATGAGGCAGGGGCCGAGCTCCCCTCAAAGGGCACCTTGGCTGTtctgggggctccccggggctgtggggcagggaagAGCTGCCCATCCCCTCTCTGCCCTGACAGAAGCCGAAGTCGGTGGTGGCCGCAGCAGCTGTGCGGCGCATGAACCCCAATGTCAGGGTGACAGCTCACCAGAACGAGGTGGGACCTGCCACTGAGCCACTCTATGGGGACAACTTTTTCCGGCGCCTGGATGGCGTTGCCAGTGCCCTGGACACGCTGGAGGCCCGtgagtgctggggaggggaaaggggccGAACCCTCGAATGTGTCCCCTggctccccagcacccctggcTCCCCACAGGTGCCTACTTGGAGAGCCGCTGCCACCGCTGCCTCACACCGCTGCTGGACTCGGGCACGGAGGGGCCGCGGGGGAACGTGCTGGCCATGGTGCCCCCTGTGACCAAGCCACTGGGGCCGGCTGGCACCCCCGAGGATGGCACCTTCCCCCTCTGCACCCTGCGGTACTTCCCCACCACCATCCAGCACACGCTGCAGGTAGGCTGTGCCGCACTGGCCCAGCACCCAGCGAAGAAGCCCTGGCACCTTTGTCTTCCTTTCCCGTTTCCCCCTCTGGCCATGGCCCGGCAGTGGGCTGCGGGCAGGATATGGCCCCAGCTGCTTCCTGCTGGCAGCCCGAGCTCTTCGGCCAGCCCTGTCATGGACTTTCCCACCCCCTGGGCTTgggctgggggtcccagggggcaCAAGGGGGAGCTGTCCCAGTGCTTAACCCCTGCTTCCCCTCTACAGTGGGCCCGCGATGAGTTTGAGGGACTtttccagctgcctgcagagcacaTCAACCGATTCATGGAGTGAGTGGGCTTGGGGGAGTGGCGCTGGGGaagcagctgccagccctgccggGGCACTGCCCGCCGCTGCCAGGGCTGCGGAGAGGAGAATCAGACCAACACGTCCCACCCAGGGTGTCCCACAGGATTGCTCCCAGGCCAGTAGCagcagtgcctttttttttttgcagagacCCGGCTTTCCTGGAGCAGCTGCCGGCCAAGAAGGCCCTGGAGGTCCTGGAGCAAGTGCTGGGCAGCCTGTGGGAGCGGCCACAGGACTGGGAGGACTGTGTGCGCTGGGCCCGCCGGCACTGGCAGAGCCGCTACCACGATGCCATCGCCCAGCTGCTGCACACCTTACCCCCGGAGCACGTGAGCCCGGCACCCATGGGGCTGGCACCCCCCGAACCCTCTCCCCTCTGCTGGCCACCCCACCGCAGGCAGGGGAATGGTGTCCCCAGGCCTGACTCTGCTCTCCCTGTGCCAGGAAGCCAGCCCGGGTGTCCCCTTCTGGGCAGGGAACAGGAGCTGTCCCCATCCGCTGACGTTCAACCCCGACAATGTGAGTGCACGGGAGAGTTGTGGGGCCCCCTGCCAGGGACAGTGCGGGGGGACAGCTGAGCCTGTGCCAGGGGTATGGTGGATGCCAGACCATAGTCATGCTCCATCTGCCACCGCCTGTCCAGGGCTACCAGGTCCTGGGCTGGGTCTGTCCCTGTCCCTCGGTCAGCCAGGGcgctgctggggacagcccaCGCAtgctctgctgcaggaggaggaggaggaggagaggcacctccatctccacctcggggcaaagcaggcagctttTGGCCGTGTGGGCCTGTGGACCGCCCCGGCTGCCCGGGCGCTCTGCCCCCGCAGGACACCCACCTGGAGTACATCCTGGCTGCCGCCCGCCTCTTTGCCCAAGCGCACAAGGTGCCACCGTGCAACGACCGGGCGGCCACCCAGACCATCCTCCGCAGCGTGGTCCTGCCACCCTTTGAGCCCCGGGAGGGGCTCCAGATCCCCCTCACGGATGAGCAGGAGGCACAGGCACCTGTGGGTGAGGCTCCCCACGCCCCTGAGTCCCCCGGGTCATGTCCTCAGGTCCAGCCTGGTGGCAgtggggctgcagtgctgctcatccctgccccagcacccaggaGGACCTGGACCGAGACGGGGGGCACTGTGCTGTGCCCCCACAGTGCCGCTGTGCTGGGGTACTACCCCAGGGGTCCCTGTGCCCCCAGACCACAGGCGGCTGGCAGAGCTCACCCAGGACCTGGTGCAGCGGCgacaggagctggctgggagTGAGGAGGTGCAAGTGCCCCTGATGGAGCCCATCCACTTCGAGAAGGTACCCGGGGCCGGGCAGGTGGCCCTGCTCAGCTTGGGGGGTTGGTGGCTGCGCGTCCCCACAGGACGCCAGTGTCCCCATAGAAAACTGATGTGCCCATGCTCTTCCCTGCAGGACAACAACATCCACATGGACTTCATCACGGCAGCATCCAACCTGCGTGCGGAGAACTACGGCATCCCCCCTGCCGACTGGCTGACGGTGAGGGGCACAGCCCACGGGGTCAGGGGTCCCTGTCCCATGCGAGGCAGCCAGTGACACCCTTCCTGTCCTCAGAGCAAGCGGATCGCAGGGCGGATTGTGCCCGCCATCATCACCACCACAGCGGCCGTGGCCGGGCTGGCGTGCCTGGAGGTCTACAAGCTGGTGTGGGGGTGCCAGGACATCAGCTACTACCGCAACAGCAACCTCTGCCTGTCTGACTGCCTGCTGCTCCGCATccagcccctgccaccccccacctACCGGGTAGGACCCTCttccctggggcagggcagctgggggacACCCGGGAGTCTTGGGGTGTCCCAGCTCCCGGCAGCAGCCACTGTGGGGCAATGCCAGGGGGACCCAGGGGTGAGGAGGTAGCTGTGCAGGAGGGGCAGCCCTGGCCGTGGGGCTTGGGAAGCGGGGCTGGGTGCCACGGCGGGCCGGGCACGCCGCCAGGCAGCGAGGAACAGGCTCCTTCCTGCGGCTGCCCCCCTGGCACCGAGCCGCTACCACCGTCCCGCTCACCCCGGTTTTGGGCCCAACCAGGATGTTCTGGAGCATCCGTGGGGCTAAGGCAGCTCCGCCGCCCCACAGCGGGCCCCACGGCGAGCCCCACGGCCAGGGGGTGGGGGACCGCGGCAGCCACGCACATCTGGCTTATGGAaaccagctgcagcagccagagagCAGCTGGCACCAGGCCGGGAAGGGCcgcccgg is a window of Strix uralensis isolate ZFMK-TIS-50842 chromosome 10, bStrUra1, whole genome shotgun sequence DNA encoding:
- the AMT gene encoding aminomethyltransferase, mitochondrial isoform X2, with product MSQGPRGRAGPCREGKRSEAKRNEGREGGRMLRAGCRAALPRRPPGSAPLSGAGGAEEGLKRTPLDALHRSRGGRMVPFAGWSLPLHYGQGHLQSHLHTRRCCSLFDVSHMPQGTLTLLTNERGGIVDDLIVTNTSEDHLYVVSNAGCADKDLAIMRGRAAELRGTGADVHLEVSDNALLALQGPSMARVLQAGLSDDLAKLSFMNSITTTVFGVPGCRVTRCGYTGEDGVEISVPAGQAVELAEQLLGVPEVWPAGLAARDSLRLEAGLCLYGNDIDETTTPAEAGLLWTLGKRRRTAMDFPGAAIIMAQVKEKPKRKRVGLTSVGPPIRPHTAILGPEGTPVGTVTSGCPSPSLGKNIAMGYVEAAHSRAGTALTVEVRKKQHPALVTKMPFVPTQYYMAK
- the AMT gene encoding aminomethyltransferase, mitochondrial isoform X3, with protein sequence MSQGPRGRAGPCREGKRSEAKRNEGREGGRMLRAGCRAALPRRPPGSAPLSGAGGAEEGLKRTPLDALHRSRGGRMVPFAGWSLPLHYGQGHLQSHLHTRRCCSLFDVSHMPQTRVYGRDRVRFMESLVVGDIAELKLGQGRAAELRGTGADVHLEVSDNALLALQGPSMARVLQAGLSDDLAKLSFMNSITTTVFGVPGCRVTRCGYTGEDGVEISVPAGQAVELAEQLLGVPEVWPAGLAARDSLRLEAGLCLYGNDIDETTTPAEAGLLWTLGKRRRTAMDFPGAAIIMAQVKEKPKRKRVGLTSVGPPIRPHTAILGPEGTPVGTVTSGCPSPSLGKNIAMGYVEAAHSRAGTALTVEVRKKQHPALVTKMPFVPTQYYMAK
- the AMT gene encoding aminomethyltransferase, mitochondrial isoform X1, whose product is MSQGPRGRAGPCREGKRSEAKRNEGREGGRMLRAGCRAALPRRPPGSAPLSGAGGAEEGLKRTPLDALHRSRGGRMVPFAGWSLPLHYGQGHLQSHLHTRRCCSLFDVSHMPQTRVYGRDRVRFMESLVVGDIAELKLGQGTLTLLTNERGGIVDDLIVTNTSEDHLYVVSNAGCADKDLAIMRGRAAELRGTGADVHLEVSDNALLALQGPSMARVLQAGLSDDLAKLSFMNSITTTVFGVPGCRVTRCGYTGEDGVEISVPAGQAVELAEQLLGVPEVWPAGLAARDSLRLEAGLCLYGNDIDETTTPAEAGLLWTLGKRRRTAMDFPGAAIIMAQVKEKPKRKRVGLTSVGPPIRPHTAILGPEGTPVGTVTSGCPSPSLGKNIAMGYVEAAHSRAGTALTVEVRKKQHPALVTKMPFVPTQYYMAK
- the TCTA gene encoding T-cell leukemia translocation-altered gene protein, which codes for MAAAGWQGPWRALAALGRELAAEWAAQDVRAALCQLLLLWLGLSLLGVRLAWRAYGGAVAALCYRTGPVARRPPGPGLSPGTASGPGPAPARPRAHSLSPAGPAGRNGAAERHCPPREGPAAEPAKTHRE